In Pseudorasbora parva isolate DD20220531a chromosome 20, ASM2467924v1, whole genome shotgun sequence, a single window of DNA contains:
- the LOC137049700 gene encoding gastrula zinc finger protein XlCGF57.1-like isoform X1, translating to MTESTCVKMALIKEESEDIKIEQSVIEVEIEETDEETDKETDEENEEQTDLKPLKEEIQELNDLKEDELDGTGESDPSCSQTENTSKTAQKMGGKHEFNCLQCGKSFKLSENLKAHMKIHNGESPYTCKLCGKGFKGKGNLKVHTRIHTGEKPYTCQQCGKSFTHQATLHDHKIVHTGETPFICDCCGKCFKRKINLNTHMRRHSKDFICHQCGMSFTGSDHLKDHVLTHTGEKRFMCPHCGRTCSSKSNLDIHVRLHTGEKPFNCEQCGKVFNEKGSLKNHMRLHTGEKPFMCLQCDMSFTYQRDLKRHLQVHSGNSSVKIGLPFPERVRNKRPFVKLNSGGFLNTQRTYTLNDSNDGTLQIPH from the exons ATGACAGAGTCGACTTGTGTAAAGATGGCGTTAAtaaaagaggagagtgaagacataAAGATTGAACAAAGTGTGATTGAAGTGGAGATTGAAGAAACTGACGAAGAAACTGATAAAGAAACTGACGAAGAAAATGAGGAACAAACAG ACCTGAAGCCGCTAAAAGAAGAGATTCAAGAACTTAATGATTTAAAGGAAGATGAACTTGATGGAACTGGGGAAAGTGATCCTAGCTGCTCGCAGACTGAAaacacttcaaaaacagctcaaAAGATGGGGGGTAAACACGAGTTCAATTGTcttcagtgtggaaagagttttaaaCTAAGTGAAAACCTTAAAGCTCACATGAAAATTCACAATGGAGAGAGTCCTTACACCTGCAAACTGTGTGGAAAAGGTTTCAAAGGAAAAGGAAACCTTAAAGTCCATACgaggattcacactggagagaagccttacacctgccaacagtgtgggaagagtttcacacATCAAGCAACGCTTCATGATCACAAAatagttcacactggagaaacaCCTTTCATATGTGATTGCTGTGGAAAGTGTTTCAAACGTAAAATAAACCTTAATACTCACATGAGGCGTCACTCGAAAGACTTTATATGTCATCAGTGTGGAATGAGTTTCACAGGCAGCGATCACCTTAAGGATCATGTATTaactcacactggagagaagcgtTTCATGTGCCCTCACTGTGGAAGGACTTGCTCAAGCAAATCAAACCTTGATATTCATGTGAgacttcacactggagagaagccattcAACTGCGAACAGTGTGGAAAAGTTTTCAATGAAAAAGGAAGCCTTAAAAACCACATGAGgcttcacactggagagaaacctttCATGTGTCTCCAGTGTGATATGAGTTTCACATATCAAAGAGACCTGAAGCGTCATTTGCAAGTTCATTCTGGCAATAGCAGTGTTAAGATTGGTCTTCCGTTTCCAGAGCGTGTCAGAAACAAAAGGCCCTTTGTGAAACTCAACTCTGGAGGCTTCTTAAATACTCAGCGAACATACACACTTAATGACAGTAATGATGGCACTTTACAAATCCCCCATTGA
- the LOC137049700 gene encoding gastrula zinc finger protein XlCGF57.1-like isoform X2, with the protein MALIKEESEDIKIEQSVIEVEIEETDEETDKETDEENEEQTDLKPLKEEIQELNDLKEDELDGTGESDPSCSQTENTSKTAQKMGGKHEFNCLQCGKSFKLSENLKAHMKIHNGESPYTCKLCGKGFKGKGNLKVHTRIHTGEKPYTCQQCGKSFTHQATLHDHKIVHTGETPFICDCCGKCFKRKINLNTHMRRHSKDFICHQCGMSFTGSDHLKDHVLTHTGEKRFMCPHCGRTCSSKSNLDIHVRLHTGEKPFNCEQCGKVFNEKGSLKNHMRLHTGEKPFMCLQCDMSFTYQRDLKRHLQVHSGNSSVKIGLPFPERVRNKRPFVKLNSGGFLNTQRTYTLNDSNDGTLQIPH; encoded by the exons ATGGCGTTAAtaaaagaggagagtgaagacataAAGATTGAACAAAGTGTGATTGAAGTGGAGATTGAAGAAACTGACGAAGAAACTGATAAAGAAACTGACGAAGAAAATGAGGAACAAACAG ACCTGAAGCCGCTAAAAGAAGAGATTCAAGAACTTAATGATTTAAAGGAAGATGAACTTGATGGAACTGGGGAAAGTGATCCTAGCTGCTCGCAGACTGAAaacacttcaaaaacagctcaaAAGATGGGGGGTAAACACGAGTTCAATTGTcttcagtgtggaaagagttttaaaCTAAGTGAAAACCTTAAAGCTCACATGAAAATTCACAATGGAGAGAGTCCTTACACCTGCAAACTGTGTGGAAAAGGTTTCAAAGGAAAAGGAAACCTTAAAGTCCATACgaggattcacactggagagaagccttacacctgccaacagtgtgggaagagtttcacacATCAAGCAACGCTTCATGATCACAAAatagttcacactggagaaacaCCTTTCATATGTGATTGCTGTGGAAAGTGTTTCAAACGTAAAATAAACCTTAATACTCACATGAGGCGTCACTCGAAAGACTTTATATGTCATCAGTGTGGAATGAGTTTCACAGGCAGCGATCACCTTAAGGATCATGTATTaactcacactggagagaagcgtTTCATGTGCCCTCACTGTGGAAGGACTTGCTCAAGCAAATCAAACCTTGATATTCATGTGAgacttcacactggagagaagccattcAACTGCGAACAGTGTGGAAAAGTTTTCAATGAAAAAGGAAGCCTTAAAAACCACATGAGgcttcacactggagagaaacctttCATGTGTCTCCAGTGTGATATGAGTTTCACATATCAAAGAGACCTGAAGCGTCATTTGCAAGTTCATTCTGGCAATAGCAGTGTTAAGATTGGTCTTCCGTTTCCAGAGCGTGTCAGAAACAAAAGGCCCTTTGTGAAACTCAACTCTGGAGGCTTCTTAAATACTCAGCGAACATACACACTTAATGACAGTAATGATGGCACTTTACAAATCCCCCATTGA